The Nitriliruptor alkaliphilus DSM 45188 genome includes a region encoding these proteins:
- the rpe gene encoding ribulose-phosphate 3-epimerase, protein MSPSILAADFSRLADEVNDVGDAVPWMHVDVMDGHYVPNITLGQPVVASLRAATDHFLDCHLMISDPRTYAPQFVALGAESVTFHPEVDDDPLSIVHALRELGAHVGVALKPKLPLSLVEELLPHVDMLLLMTVEPGFGGQAFIPEVLPKIAAADDWRGAHGADFRIEVDGGITVDTVAGTVRAGADTIVAGSSVFGHQDRRAAVRALVDAAIAVQSSART, encoded by the coding sequence GTGTCCCCGTCGATCCTCGCCGCGGACTTCTCGCGCCTCGCCGACGAGGTGAACGATGTCGGTGACGCCGTCCCGTGGATGCACGTGGACGTGATGGACGGCCACTACGTGCCCAACATCACCCTCGGGCAGCCGGTGGTGGCATCGCTCCGCGCGGCGACCGACCACTTCCTCGACTGCCACCTGATGATCAGCGACCCGCGCACCTACGCGCCGCAGTTCGTCGCGCTCGGTGCCGAGTCGGTCACCTTCCACCCGGAGGTCGACGACGACCCGCTGTCGATCGTCCACGCCCTGCGCGAGCTCGGGGCACACGTGGGGGTGGCGCTCAAGCCGAAGCTGCCGCTCTCCCTCGTCGAGGAGCTCCTCCCGCACGTCGACATGCTGCTGCTGATGACCGTCGAACCCGGGTTCGGCGGGCAGGCGTTCATCCCCGAGGTCCTGCCGAAGATCGCCGCGGCCGACGACTGGCGTGGCGCCCACGGGGCGGACTTCCGCATCGAGGTCGACGGCGGGATCACGGTCGACACCGTGGCGGGCACCGTGCGTGCCGGGGCGGACACCATCGTCGCCGGCTCGTCCGTCTTCGGGCACCAGGACCGTCGGGCGGCTGTCCGCGCCCTGGTCGATGCCGCGATCGCTGTGCAGTCGTCGGCACGGACGTGA
- a CDS encoding transcription antitermination factor NusB: MSDPSRRRQAPPEPAGLPARRAALAALRAVEEDGAWSNTAVPAAVTDLEQARDRSLASHLAYDTLRFEGTLDWALGHVLTRPPDRVEAPLRRVLRLGALQLLRTEVPSHAAVATSVALARESVPSGRAQGAGGFVNGVLRALDRQRDQLPWPDRATDPVAHLALTTAHPVWIVRELVDRFGDERAEAILLADDAPPGLTLRATGDRDALLAELTAAGVTATAGATPASIRAPGADPRRLGAFIEGRAVPQDEASQRVVLAADVAPGDRVLDLCAGPGGKTTYLAAGVGPAGPPVVAVELHPHRAEMVRSAAHRQGVAVDVRVGDAAVPPVPDDARFDVVLLDAPCTGLGTGRRRPEVRWRRTPTDVTDLASLQRSLVLAAADRVAPGGRLVYSVCTWTAAETTEIAAWLDQQRPDLEPGERVQLLPDRDDTDGMYLAVWNRTDRDADR; this comes from the coding sequence ATGAGCGACCCGTCCCGGCGCCGTCAGGCGCCGCCCGAGCCGGCCGGCCTGCCGGCGCGCCGTGCCGCCCTGGCCGCCCTCCGAGCGGTCGAGGAAGACGGCGCCTGGTCGAACACCGCGGTACCGGCCGCCGTCACGGACCTCGAGCAGGCGCGCGACCGCAGCCTGGCGAGCCACCTCGCCTACGACACCCTCCGTTTCGAGGGGACCCTGGACTGGGCGCTCGGGCACGTGCTCACCCGACCACCCGACCGGGTCGAGGCGCCGCTGCGTCGGGTGCTGCGCCTCGGCGCCCTGCAGCTGCTGCGGACCGAGGTGCCGTCACACGCGGCCGTGGCCACCAGCGTCGCCCTGGCCCGCGAGTCGGTGCCCTCCGGCCGGGCGCAGGGAGCGGGTGGGTTCGTCAACGGCGTCCTGCGGGCGCTCGACCGCCAGCGCGACCAGCTGCCGTGGCCGGATCGGGCGACCGACCCGGTCGCCCACCTCGCGCTGACCACGGCGCACCCGGTGTGGATCGTCCGCGAGCTGGTCGACCGGTTCGGGGACGAGCGCGCCGAGGCCATCCTGCTGGCCGACGATGCACCCCCTGGTCTGACCCTCCGCGCGACGGGCGACCGGGACGCGCTGCTCGCCGAGCTCACGGCGGCCGGTGTCACGGCGACCGCCGGTGCCACGCCGGCCTCGATCCGGGCCCCCGGCGCCGACCCCCGCCGCCTCGGCGCCTTCATCGAGGGGCGCGCGGTCCCGCAGGACGAGGCATCGCAGCGGGTCGTGCTGGCGGCCGATGTCGCGCCGGGCGACCGCGTCCTGGACCTGTGCGCCGGCCCGGGCGGCAAGACGACCTACCTCGCCGCCGGCGTCGGTCCGGCCGGCCCGCCCGTCGTGGCCGTCGAGCTCCACCCGCACCGGGCCGAGATGGTGCGTTCGGCGGCGCACCGTCAGGGTGTCGCCGTGGACGTGCGGGTCGGCGACGCGGCCGTCCCACCCGTCCCCGACGACGCCCGCTTCGACGTCGTGCTGCTCGACGCACCGTGCACGGGCCTCGGCACGGGGCGGCGTCGCCCGGAGGTGCGGTGGCGGCGCACACCGACCGACGTCACCGACCTCGCGTCGCTCCAGCGCAGCCTCGTCCTGGCAGCTGCCGACCGGGTGGCACCGGGCGGGCGCCTGGTCTACAGCGTGTGCACGTGGACGGCGGCCGAGACCACCGAGATCGCCGCATGGTTGGACCAGCAGCGGCCGGACCTGGAGCCGGGCGAACGCGTCCAGCTCCTGCCCGACCGCGACGACACCGATGGCATGTACCTGGCAGTGTGGAACCGCACCGATCGGGATGCCGACCGTTAG